From the genome of Nicotiana sylvestris chromosome 2, ASM39365v2, whole genome shotgun sequence, one region includes:
- the LOC104249434 gene encoding probable calcium-binding protein CML18: MAKTPTDSKEPAVSTAEMDEVAKVFRKFDTNGDGKISLSELGAILNALGSTTSPDEVKRIMLEVDTDGDGFIDLKEFAAFHCPGGETNGDDSKELREAFDLYDKDKNGKITAAELHSVMKSLGEKCSLKDCRRMISSVDVDGDGCISIVRFCCQSTLTVVSSREIRKQQKLL, encoded by the exons ATGGCCAAAACTCCGACCGATTCCAAAGAGCCGGCAGTTTCAACGGCGGAGATGGACGAAGTCGCGAAGGTATTCCGGAAGTTCGACACCAATGGCGACGGGAAAATCTCTCTGTCTGAGCTTGGCGCGATTCTGAATGCGCTTGGCAGTACGACATCGCCGGATGAAGTAAAGCGAATAATGTTGGAAGTTGACACTGATGGCGATGGTTTTATTGACTTGAAAGAGTTCGCAGCTTTTCACTGTCCTGGAGGAGAAACGAACGGTGATGATAGCAAGGAGCTTCGGGAGGCTTTTGACTTGTACGATAAGGACAAAAATGGCAAGATCACGGCGGCTGAATTGCATTCTGTTATGAAAAGCCTAGGAGAGAAGTGCTCGCTTAAGGATTGCCGGCGTATGATCAGCTCCGTCGACGTTGACGGCGATGGATGT ATTTCTATTGTGCGTTTTTGCTGTCAATCAACTTTAACTGTAGTTAGTTCTCGAGAAATTCGGAAGCAGCAAAAACTTCTATGA